A genomic stretch from Lathyrus oleraceus cultivar Zhongwan6 chromosome 2, CAAS_Psat_ZW6_1.0, whole genome shotgun sequence includes:
- the LOC127122298 gene encoding secreted RxLR effector protein 161-like yields the protein MQLVKEFSKIMQGEFEMSLMGELSYFLGLQIKKLNKGTFVCQTEYCNELLKIFGMEDEKLIDTPMPTNGNLEINENGKDVDVNKYRAIIGFILYLTASRPDIMFSVCICAHHESAPKESHLKSIKCILRYLNGTSKYGLWYSKGIDFNFVGYTSSNFSSCKSDRKSTSGTLHMFSNALVIWHSKKQVYVALSTTEAEYVAAGSCCAQIVWLKQ from the coding sequence ATGCAACTTGTCAAGGAATTTTCTAAGATTATGCAGggtgagtttgagatgagtctcatgggggagTTGAGTTACTTCCTTGGTCTTCAAATCAAGAAACTCAACAAAGGGACATTTGTGTGTCAAACAGAATATTGTAATGAATTGCTAAAGATATTTGGTATGGAAGATGAAAAATTGATTGACACTCCAATGCCCACAAATGGAAACTTGGAAATaaatgaaaatggtaaggatgttgaTGTCAATAAGTATCGAGCTATAATTGGTTTTATTCTATATCTTACTGCATCTAGGCcagatattatgtttagcgtgtgtattTGCGCTCATCATGAGTCGGCTCCTAAGGAATCACATTTAAAATCCATAAAATGCATCCTTAGATACCTTAATGGTACATCTaagtatgggctttggtattctaAGGGAATCGATTTTAATTTTGTTGGTTATACCAGTTCTAATTTTTCCagttgcaaatcggataggaaaagtactagtggaacttTGCACATGTTTTCAAACGCCTTAGTAATTTGGCATAGCAAGAAGCAGGTTTATGTTGCATTATCAACTACCGAGGCGGAATATGTAGCAGCaggtagttgttgtgctcaaattgTGTGGCTCAAACAATAA